CCACGTCGTAGGCGCGGAAGCCCTGGCCCTGCGGGTGCAGCAGGTAGTCGATGCGCACCTCGAAGGGGCGGCCGCGGCGCTGCGCGAGGATGCGCGTGTGCACGAGCTGGTCGGCGCCGCGCGCCTCCTCACCCTCGTACTTGATCTCGTAGTTGAGGTTGCTGCGCAGCTGGGAGAGGTAGTTCTGCTCCACCACGTCGCGCAGCGTCTCGGTGAGCGTCTTGCGCTGCGCCGGGGTCATGGTGCCCCAGTGCGAGGCGAGCGCCCGCTTCGCCAGGTCCTCGATGTCGAAGAGCGAGCGCAGCTCCTCGGTGATGGCGCGCGAGGTCTTCGCGTCCGGCGCCTGGCCGGCGGGCACCGCCTGCAGCAGCTTGCGCAGCCGCACGTTCGCATCGCGCAGGGCGCGCGTGGCGCCGGTCTCGGGGCCCGGGGCGCTGGGGGCCGCGGCCGCCGCAGGGGCGCTCGGCGCGGGGGCGGCCGCGGGAGCCGGCGTCTGGGCGGCTGCCGAGCGGCCGAGCAGCATCAGGCCGAGTGCGAGCAGGCTGGCGCGCAGGACGCGGGGCCGGGCGGCAGAGGGAGTGCGGCGGGTGGCAGAGAGAGAGGGGGAGTGGCTCATGGTCATCTGTACCGATGGAGGCGGCGGTCTATTCAACCGACTGGGCCGAGGCGGAGTCGGCTGCGAGCGGGCGCAGCCGCGCGAGCGCGGGGTTCTGCAGGCGCTGGTACT
This genomic interval from Aggregicoccus sp. 17bor-14 contains the following:
- a CDS encoding phospholipid-binding protein MlaC, translating into MSHSPSLSATRRTPSAARPRVLRASLLALGLMLLGRSAAAQTPAPAAAPAPSAPAAAAAPSAPGPETGATRALRDANVRLRKLLQAVPAGQAPDAKTSRAITEELRSLFDIEDLAKRALASHWGTMTPAQRKTLTETLRDVVEQNYLSQLRSNLNYEIKYEGEEARGADQLVHTRILAQRRGRPFEVRIDYLLHPQGQGFRAYDVVTDGVSILENYRSQFNRIIRKDGVDGLIKKMKARLARGSGESLTGGAGSGGSGSATPAPAGQR